Proteins co-encoded in one Acidobacteriota bacterium genomic window:
- a CDS encoding thiamine pyrophosphate-requiring protein — MLGSQVIAELLKREGVEQIFCFPMTPILEALTEAGVRLIVARQERVAGNMADGFSRTACGDRIGIVTVQQGPGAENAFAGIAHAYTDSSPILFLPGHPGRDQAGVPPTFGSLENYRATTKWADRVPSAAAIPGRMARAFTALRSGRPGPVLLEIPVDVAEEEFPGRLEYRPVPAVRTGPDPAAVREAVRLLLAARRPLIWAGQGIFYAKASRELERVAEQLAAPVMTSLQGKSAFNETHPLALGTTGYSQTDMVGEQLASSDALLVIGSSLTRSLFAPAIPGDGRVLIHATLDWKDLNKAYRADVPILGDAKLVLEQMLEEIARQSEKGKRDERRRSVEADIGKLRNAWQARWAGKLQSSQVPINPYRVIGELKQALDPASAIVTHDSGSPRDQIAPLYEAVTPRGYLGWGNSTQLGFSLGAAMGAKLAAPDKLVVTFMGDAAFGMVGMDLETAVREHIPILVLLLNNSAMGGYEQYIPKAAIEGRAKFLSGNYSQVARGLGAYAERVEDPEAVQAALQRGIAATREGHPALLEFITCEETDIAKR; from the coding sequence ATGCTGGGCAGCCAGGTGATCGCCGAGCTCTTGAAACGCGAAGGCGTGGAACAGATCTTCTGCTTTCCAATGACTCCGATCCTCGAGGCCTTGACCGAGGCCGGGGTTCGGCTGATCGTGGCCCGCCAGGAACGGGTGGCGGGAAACATGGCCGACGGCTTCTCGCGGACCGCCTGCGGGGACCGAATCGGCATCGTGACGGTGCAGCAGGGTCCCGGAGCCGAAAACGCCTTCGCCGGGATCGCCCACGCCTATACCGACTCCAGCCCCATCCTCTTCCTTCCGGGTCATCCCGGGCGAGACCAGGCCGGGGTTCCACCCACCTTCGGCTCGCTTGAGAACTACCGGGCCACCACCAAGTGGGCTGACCGGGTCCCGTCGGCCGCAGCCATCCCCGGCCGGATGGCCCGGGCTTTTACCGCCTTGCGATCCGGGCGGCCCGGCCCGGTGCTGCTGGAGATTCCGGTAGACGTGGCCGAGGAGGAGTTTCCGGGCCGCCTGGAGTACCGGCCGGTGCCGGCAGTCAGGACCGGTCCCGATCCCGCGGCTGTCAGGGAGGCGGTTCGGTTGCTGCTGGCCGCCAGGCGGCCGCTCATCTGGGCAGGGCAGGGGATTTTCTACGCCAAGGCCTCCAGGGAGCTGGAGCGGGTGGCGGAGCAGTTGGCTGCGCCGGTGATGACCTCGCTCCAGGGCAAGAGCGCCTTCAACGAAACCCATCCCCTGGCATTGGGAACGACCGGATACAGCCAGACCGACATGGTGGGAGAGCAGCTGGCGTCGAGCGACGCCCTGTTGGTCATCGGCTCCAGCCTGACCCGTTCCCTGTTTGCGCCTGCCATTCCCGGCGACGGCAGGGTGCTCATTCACGCCACCCTGGACTGGAAGGATCTGAACAAGGCCTATCGGGCCGACGTGCCCATCCTGGGGGACGCCAAGCTGGTTCTGGAGCAAATGCTGGAGGAAATTGCCCGCCAATCGGAGAAGGGAAAGCGGGACGAACGGCGCCGGTCGGTCGAGGCCGACATAGGAAAGCTTCGGAACGCCTGGCAGGCCCGCTGGGCGGGTAAGCTCCAATCCTCCCAGGTACCCATCAACCCCTATCGCGTCATCGGGGAACTGAAGCAGGCGTTAGACCCGGCTTCGGCCATTGTCACCCACGATTCCGGCTCCCCCCGAGATCAGATCGCTCCGCTCTATGAGGCGGTGACCCCTCGCGGCTACCTGGGATGGGGAAATTCAACCCAACTGGGCTTTTCTCTGGGCGCTGCCATGGGGGCCAAGCTGGCCGCTCCCGACAAGCTGGTGGTTACCTTCATGGGCGATGCAGCCTTCGGTATGGTGGGCATGGATCTGGAGACGGCCGTGAGGGAACACATACCCATCCTGGTTCTGCTGTTGAACAATTCGGCCATGGGCGGCTACGAACAGTACATCCCCAAGGCCGCCATCGAGGGTCGCGCCAAGTTTCTTTCGGGAAACTACAGCCAGGTGGCCCGGGGGCTGGGGGCTTACGCCGAGCGGGTCGAGGACCCGGAGGCGGTGCAGGCTGCCCTGCAACGTGGAATAGCCGCAACCCGGGAAGGACATCCGGCCTTGCTCGAGTTCATCACCTGTGAGGAGACCGACATCGCCAAGCGGTAG
- the purM gene encoding phosphoribosylformylglycinamidine cyclo-ligase — MTAKTVFAYRDAGVDIDRADAAKKRIKALARQTFTPEVASEIGSFGGLFRLKSKGTSRPILVSSVDGVGTKLKIAFATGVHHTVGRDLVAHCVNDILVQGATPLFFMDYIATHRMEPEVIAKVVEGIAAGCRESECALLGGETAEMPGFYSSGEYDLAGFIVGLVDQSRLLDGQRIRPGDAILGLASTGLHTNGYSLVRKLLFEVGGYEVGSRLPQLPLPLGEVLLQPHRNYLSLLKPLLDRGRLSGLAHITGGGLTDNLPRILPGGCSAHIQLNSWTEPPIFGVLQELGRIDEAEMLRTFNMGIGMALIVSPGEVSKVEEYLARSGEPLYRIGEIRSGKRRVYYRR; from the coding sequence ATGACCGCCAAGACCGTCTTTGCCTATCGGGACGCCGGCGTGGATATCGACCGGGCCGATGCCGCCAAGAAACGCATCAAGGCGCTGGCCCGTCAGACCTTTACGCCGGAGGTCGCCAGCGAGATCGGCAGCTTCGGTGGGCTCTTTCGCCTGAAGAGCAAGGGGACGTCTCGGCCCATTCTGGTGTCCAGCGTCGATGGCGTGGGGACCAAGCTCAAGATTGCCTTCGCCACCGGCGTTCACCACACCGTGGGCAGGGATCTGGTAGCTCACTGTGTCAACGACATCCTGGTTCAAGGAGCCACGCCTCTCTTCTTCATGGACTACATCGCAACCCATCGGATGGAGCCGGAGGTCATCGCCAAGGTCGTCGAAGGGATCGCCGCCGGTTGCCGGGAATCGGAATGCGCTCTGCTGGGAGGAGAAACTGCCGAGATGCCTGGGTTCTACTCCAGCGGGGAATACGATCTGGCCGGTTTCATCGTGGGACTGGTCGATCAGTCGCGACTGCTGGACGGACAACGCATCCGGCCGGGAGATGCCATCCTGGGACTGGCATCCACCGGATTGCACACCAACGGCTACTCCCTGGTGCGCAAGTTGTTGTTCGAGGTGGGCGGTTATGAGGTTGGCAGCAGGCTTCCCCAGTTGCCGCTTCCCCTGGGAGAGGTGCTGTTGCAGCCTCATCGGAACTATCTGTCCCTGTTGAAGCCGCTGCTGGACCGGGGCCGGCTCAGCGGACTGGCCCACATCACCGGAGGGGGACTCACCGATAATCTCCCCCGGATTCTGCCCGGCGGCTGCTCAGCCCACATTCAACTGAACTCCTGGACCGAGCCGCCCATCTTTGGCGTTCTTCAGGAGCTGGGCCGGATCGATGAGGCCGAAATGCTGCGTACCTTCAATATGGGTATCGGCATGGCATTGATCGTTTCACCCGGAGAAGTGTCCAAGGTGGAAGAATATCTTGCCCGTAGCGGGGAGCCCCTCTACCGGATCGGCGAAATCCGTTCGGGGAAGCGTCGGGTTTATTACAGGCGGTAG
- a CDS encoding DUF1566 domain-containing protein — translation MQSPGDSTDLVVDSSTGLVWSRRDNGSRLNWHDAVHRAQSLDLGGYRDWRLPTLEELHGLWDPPRRTVRKPFELTGAWVWSATRAGADHAWCFYFAIGMRMPYPLNVSYDLRALFVRDP, via the coding sequence ATGCAATCTCCAGGGGATTCTACCGATCTGGTCGTTGACAGCAGCACGGGCCTGGTCTGGAGCCGACGAGACAACGGAAGCCGCCTCAACTGGCACGATGCCGTCCACCGCGCGCAGAGTCTGGATTTGGGTGGCTATCGCGATTGGCGCCTGCCGACCCTGGAGGAACTCCACGGGCTTTGGGACCCGCCGCGCCGCACCGTTCGAAAGCCTTTCGAGTTGACTGGAGCCTGGGTGTGGAGCGCCACTCGTGCCGGGGCCGACCACGCCTGGTGCTTCTACTTCGCCATCGGGATGCGGATGCCCTATCCGCTCAACGTGTCCTATGATTTGAGGGCTCTGTTTGTGAGAGACCCCTGA
- the purN gene encoding phosphoribosylglycinamide formyltransferase: MKRLAILLSGRGSNFEAIADSIKRGRLPARIEVVVSNLASAPGLEKARRRGLKTLVIPSRGVPREDYDRSLVYELRRHRVDLVCLAGFMRILSPVFVRAFPNRILNIHPSLLPAFPGLNSQRQALEYGVQFSGCTVHLVDEGVDSGPILLQAAVPVLESDDEESLAARILAEEHRLYPQAIGMLVRGEVRLEGRRVVRRF, from the coding sequence ATGAAGCGTCTTGCGATCTTGCTTTCTGGACGCGGCTCCAACTTCGAGGCCATTGCCGACAGCATCAAGCGGGGGCGTTTGCCGGCCCGTATCGAAGTGGTGGTAAGCAATCTGGCCTCGGCACCCGGACTGGAAAAGGCGCGGCGGCGGGGATTGAAGACGCTGGTGATTCCCTCCCGAGGTGTGCCACGAGAGGACTATGATCGGAGCCTGGTCTACGAGCTCAGGCGGCACCGCGTTGATCTGGTCTGCCTGGCCGGGTTCATGCGGATCCTCAGCCCCGTGTTCGTCCGGGCCTTTCCCAACCGAATCCTGAACATCCATCCCTCCCTGCTTCCGGCCTTTCCCGGACTGAATTCCCAGCGGCAGGCACTGGAATACGGCGTCCAGTTTTCGGGCTGCACCGTCCACCTTGTAGATGAAGGGGTCGATTCCGGCCCCATTCTGTTGCAGGCTGCAGTGCCGGTGCTGGAGAGCGACGATGAAGAGTCGCTGGCCGCGAGAATCCTGGCCGAAGAACATCGGCTCTATCCCCAGGCGATCGGGATGCTGGTCCGGGGTGAAGTGCGCCTGGAGGGTCGAAGAGTGGTCCGCCGGTTCTGA
- a CDS encoding SMP-30/gluconolactonase/LRE family protein: protein MTSEAFGRNFGPEAEPVRYPEPDVVALDKRFRYKLGNSPILRLHRGTLWAEGPAWNGVGRYLLWSDIPNNEQLRWLEEDGHVARRFRFPSGNSNGNTFDFQGRQIACEHGNRRVVRYEFNGGITVLADSHGGKSLNAPNDAVVHPEDGAVWFTDPGYGSLMNYEGNRADTGSLQPYQKEAIYRVDPQQGTLEKVADDIYKPNGLCFSPDYKKLYVADTGASHYPDAPKNIKVWDVVDQRYLRNGREFASMELEGKTGFADGIRADTDGNVWASAGWVGDGYDGVHIFAPDGDRIGLIRLPEICSNVCFGGTKRNRLFMTGSQSLYAVYVETQGAHLT from the coding sequence ATGACCTCGGAGGCCTTTGGCCGAAATTTCGGTCCTGAGGCGGAGCCGGTACGTTATCCGGAGCCGGACGTGGTGGCTCTCGACAAGCGCTTCAGGTACAAGCTGGGCAATTCACCCATTCTGCGCCTGCACCGCGGGACCCTGTGGGCCGAAGGGCCGGCCTGGAACGGCGTCGGCCGCTACCTGCTATGGAGCGACATTCCCAACAACGAGCAGCTTCGCTGGTTGGAGGAAGACGGCCACGTGGCCCGTCGGTTTCGCTTCCCCTCGGGGAACTCCAACGGGAACACCTTTGATTTTCAGGGCCGGCAGATCGCCTGCGAGCACGGCAACCGCAGGGTGGTGCGCTACGAGTTCAACGGAGGAATCACGGTACTGGCCGACTCCCATGGAGGCAAGTCGCTCAACGCTCCCAACGATGCCGTGGTCCATCCCGAAGACGGGGCCGTCTGGTTTACCGATCCCGGATACGGCAGCCTCATGAACTACGAGGGGAACCGGGCCGACACGGGATCCCTACAGCCTTACCAGAAGGAGGCGATCTACCGGGTCGACCCGCAGCAGGGCACACTGGAAAAGGTGGCGGACGACATCTACAAGCCCAACGGGCTCTGCTTTTCTCCCGATTACAAGAAACTCTACGTGGCCGACACCGGGGCCTCGCACTATCCGGACGCACCCAAGAACATCAAGGTCTGGGACGTGGTGGATCAGAGATATCTGCGAAACGGGCGAGAGTTCGCTTCCATGGAGCTTGAAGGCAAGACCGGTTTCGCCGACGGCATCCGGGCCGATACCGACGGCAACGTCTGGGCCAGCGCCGGTTGGGTGGGGGACGGTTACGACGGGGTGCACATCTTCGCCCCTGACGGCGACCGCATCGGCTTGATCCGGCTGCCGGAGATCTGTTCCAACGTCTGCTTCGGGGGAACCAAGCGCAACCGGCTGTTCATGACAGGGAGTCAGTCCCTCTACGCCGTCTACGTGGAGACCCAGGGAGCGCACCTGACCTGA
- the tyrS gene encoding tyrosine--tRNA ligase: protein MTIEEQLSFLQQGVSELIRPEELRERLVRSAQTAIPLRIKAGFDPTAPDLHLGHTVMLRSMRRFQDLGHTVIFLIGDFTGLIGDPSGRSATRKPLTREEVAENAETYKQQVFKVLDPEKTVIDFNSRWMMPFSSEQFLTLAARYTVARMLERDDFSKRLKRSQPVAIHELLYPLIQGYDSVVLQADVEMGGTDQKFNLLVGRELQREYGQDPQVLLMLPLLEGLDGVQKMSKSLGNYIGIQEPASEIFGKVMSISDDLMYRYYELCTELSSPEVDRIRNQVAQGSLHPKAAKVDLAKRIVREFHSRQAADRAEEEFHRIHSQRLLPDKMEEKRLPVSRERLRLSKLMVRVGLAASVGQAVRLISQDAVSLNQEKVTDVKAEMDCSQPSSSVLKVGKRGFVKVIVE, encoded by the coding sequence GTGACCATCGAGGAACAACTGAGCTTCCTGCAGCAGGGAGTCTCCGAGCTGATTCGACCGGAAGAGCTTCGAGAACGGCTGGTCCGCTCGGCTCAAACCGCAATACCGTTGCGGATCAAGGCGGGTTTCGATCCGACGGCGCCGGACCTGCATCTGGGCCACACGGTCATGCTGCGCAGCATGAGGCGTTTTCAGGACCTGGGCCACACGGTCATCTTCCTGATTGGCGACTTTACCGGTCTGATCGGGGACCCGTCCGGCCGCAGCGCCACCCGCAAGCCCTTGACCCGGGAGGAGGTGGCGGAGAATGCCGAGACCTACAAGCAGCAAGTCTTCAAGGTGCTGGATCCGGAAAAGACCGTTATCGACTTCAACAGCCGCTGGATGATGCCCTTCAGCAGCGAGCAGTTCCTTACCTTGGCCGCCCGCTACACCGTGGCCCGCATGCTGGAAAGGGACGACTTCAGCAAGCGCTTGAAGAGGTCGCAGCCGGTCGCCATCCACGAGCTCCTCTATCCCCTGATTCAAGGGTACGACTCGGTGGTGTTGCAGGCCGACGTGGAAATGGGTGGCACCGATCAGAAATTCAATCTGCTGGTGGGGCGGGAACTGCAGAGGGAGTATGGACAGGACCCCCAGGTGCTGCTGATGCTGCCACTGCTGGAGGGATTGGACGGCGTGCAGAAGATGTCGAAGTCGTTGGGAAACTACATCGGGATCCAGGAGCCGGCCTCGGAGATCTTCGGCAAGGTCATGTCGATTTCGGATGACCTCATGTATCGCTACTACGAACTCTGCACCGAGCTGAGTTCGCCGGAGGTGGACCGAATCCGAAACCAGGTGGCTCAAGGCAGTTTGCATCCCAAGGCCGCCAAGGTGGACCTGGCCAAGAGGATTGTGCGTGAGTTTCATTCGCGCCAGGCCGCCGACCGGGCCGAGGAGGAGTTCCATCGCATCCATTCCCAACGGCTGCTCCCGGACAAAATGGAAGAGAAAAGGCTGCCGGTTTCTCGGGAGCGGTTGCGGCTTTCGAAGTTGATGGTTCGGGTGGGACTGGCCGCCTCGGTGGGCCAGGCCGTACGTCTGATTTCTCAGGACGCCGTTTCCCTGAACCAGGAGAAGGTCACCGATGTGAAGGCGGAGATGGATTGCTCCCAACCCTCATCCTCGGTGCTGAAGGTTGGCAAACGGGGATTTGTGAAAGTGATTGTGGAGTAG
- a CDS encoding sodium:calcium antiporter: MEQAFQSFLSEIHWSLLTGVILGSLLILGKAADWLISAAVSLSERSNIPKVVIGATIVSLGTTMPEVAVSVLAAVRGQSSLALGNAVGSIICNTGLILGLSCMLDPPRIARKIVMRQNAIQLAAVILLVLASFPWPSAGDAFTGGGQVTRFVAVAFLLALAGYVWQSVRWARERNPVSGEGQESETDSIGVIVARLVGSVALVVVSARILLPAVTESAVRLEVPESVIAATLVAFGTSLPELVVATTAAVRGHGELALGNVIGANILNVLFVVGAAGAVTRGGLSADPMFFILLFPTMLLLMLILRIGLLPGQDRLGRSHGVVMLAIYVVYTVVSYILDGT, translated from the coding sequence TTGGAACAAGCCTTTCAATCCTTTCTGTCCGAAATCCATTGGAGCCTGCTGACCGGAGTGATTCTGGGCAGCCTGCTCATTCTGGGAAAGGCAGCCGACTGGCTGATCTCCGCGGCCGTCAGCCTGTCGGAGCGCTCGAACATTCCGAAGGTGGTGATCGGGGCCACCATCGTGAGCCTGGGAACAACCATGCCGGAGGTGGCCGTCTCGGTTCTGGCCGCCGTTCGGGGGCAATCAAGCCTGGCTTTGGGAAACGCCGTCGGCTCCATCATCTGCAACACCGGTCTGATTCTGGGGCTGTCCTGCATGCTGGACCCGCCCAGGATCGCCCGGAAGATCGTCATGCGGCAGAACGCCATCCAGTTGGCCGCGGTCATCCTGCTGGTTCTGGCCTCCTTCCCCTGGCCTTCGGCAGGCGATGCCTTCACCGGTGGTGGCCAAGTCACCCGATTCGTGGCCGTCGCCTTTCTGCTGGCCCTTGCCGGTTATGTCTGGCAATCGGTCCGCTGGGCCCGGGAGAGAAACCCGGTGTCGGGAGAGGGTCAGGAAAGCGAAACGGACTCGATTGGGGTGATTGTCGCCAGGCTGGTGGGATCGGTTGCGCTGGTGGTGGTGTCGGCCCGCATTCTCCTGCCCGCGGTCACCGAGTCCGCCGTCCGACTGGAAGTTCCGGAGAGCGTGATCGCAGCCACTCTGGTGGCTTTCGGCACGTCCCTGCCGGAGCTGGTGGTCGCCACCACGGCAGCCGTGCGGGGTCACGGAGAGTTGGCGCTGGGCAACGTGATCGGAGCCAATATCCTCAACGTCCTGTTCGTGGTAGGAGCCGCGGGGGCGGTCACGCGCGGGGGTCTGAGCGCCGATCCCATGTTCTTTATACTTCTGTTCCCGACCATGCTGCTATTGATGCTGATCCTGAGGATCGGACTCCTCCCGGGCCAGGACCGGCTGGGCCGCTCCCATGGAGTGGTCATGCTGGCCATTTATGTCGTGTATACGGTGGTCAGCTATATTCTGGACGGCACTTAG
- a CDS encoding MATE family efflux transporter: MPLIPHYSPKDSPAGLLRELKPMVSLSVPVVMTELGWMTMSLVDTMMVGRLSAEAIGAVSIGTAVFLAATILGMGLSLGLDTLVSQAHGANQWRECQGWLVHGIHLSLLLSPLMMFVLWGSLPYLDLWGFHPEVLALTLPYLKAVSWGIFPLMLYNTFRRYLQGIERVQGIMVVLVTANMVNVASNWVLIFGKLGFPAMGVEGAGWATCISRVYMALGLGMLIFRYHRRQRTPLLGISFKPDLDRMRRLVNLGLPASLQTTLEVGVFAAVTSLAGKLEPAAVAAHQIALNAAGFVFMVPLGVSSAGAVRVGREIGRGDLQRAADSGWMALLLGSGFMLVSGLLFVLLPEGIMRLFTVDAQVIAIGTPLLLIAAAFMFFDGIQVVATGNLRGAADTRTPMVVNLIGHWPFGMVLGYLLCFHFNWGVQGLWVGLSAGLIGIGAVLLAVWIRKSGELREGRTAALP; the protein is encoded by the coding sequence ATGCCTCTCATTCCGCATTACTCCCCGAAGGATTCGCCGGCCGGACTGCTCCGCGAGCTGAAGCCGATGGTTTCCCTGTCGGTCCCGGTGGTCATGACCGAGTTGGGCTGGATGACCATGAGCCTGGTGGACACCATGATGGTAGGACGGCTGAGTGCGGAAGCCATAGGGGCCGTGAGCATCGGCACGGCGGTTTTCCTGGCGGCCACCATCCTGGGAATGGGCCTGTCGCTGGGGTTGGACACCCTGGTGTCGCAAGCCCACGGAGCCAATCAATGGCGGGAATGCCAGGGATGGCTGGTGCACGGTATTCACCTCAGCCTTCTGCTCAGCCCCCTCATGATGTTCGTTCTCTGGGGAAGCCTGCCCTACCTGGACCTGTGGGGCTTCCACCCCGAGGTGCTGGCGCTCACGCTGCCCTACCTGAAGGCGGTAAGCTGGGGCATTTTCCCCCTGATGCTCTACAACACCTTTCGTCGCTATCTGCAGGGAATCGAGCGAGTCCAGGGGATCATGGTGGTGCTGGTCACCGCCAACATGGTGAACGTCGCCTCCAACTGGGTACTCATATTCGGCAAACTGGGGTTCCCAGCCATGGGAGTCGAGGGCGCGGGCTGGGCCACCTGCATCTCGCGCGTCTACATGGCGCTCGGCCTGGGGATGCTCATCTTCCGCTACCACCGCCGACAGCGGACACCCCTGCTGGGAATTTCCTTCAAGCCCGACCTGGACAGAATGCGCCGCCTGGTGAACCTGGGTCTTCCGGCATCGCTGCAGACCACCCTGGAGGTCGGGGTCTTCGCCGCCGTGACCTCGCTGGCAGGCAAGCTGGAGCCGGCAGCGGTGGCCGCCCACCAGATCGCGCTGAACGCGGCCGGCTTCGTGTTCATGGTTCCGCTGGGGGTCTCCTCGGCCGGAGCGGTGCGGGTGGGCCGGGAAATCGGTCGAGGAGACCTGCAGCGGGCGGCCGATTCGGGGTGGATGGCCCTACTCCTTGGAAGCGGCTTCATGCTGGTGTCCGGCCTGCTTTTTGTCCTGCTGCCTGAAGGAATCATGCGCCTCTTTACCGTGGACGCGCAGGTGATTGCCATCGGAACGCCCCTGCTGCTGATCGCTGCGGCCTTCATGTTTTTCGACGGCATTCAGGTGGTGGCCACCGGGAATTTGAGAGGCGCCGCAGACACCAGGACGCCCATGGTGGTCAATCTGATCGGACACTGGCCGTTCGGCATGGTACTGGGCTATTTACTCTGTTTTCATTTCAATTGGGGGGTTCAGGGCCTGTGGGTCGGACTGTCGGCCGGACTGATCGGCATCGGGGCGGTGCTGCTGGCGGTCTGGATCCGCAAGTCCGGAGAGCTCAGGGAGGGCCGCACGGCCGCGCTGCCTTGA
- a CDS encoding FxsA family protein, with amino-acid sequence MLKVLALFLLLPLIELVLLIEIGSHIGTLATVTLILATGALGAFLARSQGLEVLRRLRAETAAGRLPAAPLVDGVIILLAGAVLLTPGVLTDILGFLCLVPAFRQLLKSLLWRKLRHWVEQNRVQVSVNL; translated from the coding sequence ATGTTAAAAGTTCTTGCGCTTTTCCTACTCCTTCCCCTGATTGAACTGGTACTCCTGATCGAGATTGGCAGTCACATAGGCACGTTGGCCACGGTGACGCTGATCCTCGCCACCGGGGCTCTGGGCGCCTTTCTGGCACGCAGCCAGGGGCTGGAGGTTCTACGCCGGTTACGGGCGGAAACGGCGGCCGGAAGGCTTCCGGCGGCCCCGCTGGTTGACGGGGTGATCATCCTGCTGGCGGGCGCCGTTCTGCTGACTCCCGGAGTCCTGACAGACATCCTGGGCTTTTTGTGCCTGGTACCTGCATTCCGGCAGCTCCTGAAATCGCTGCTCTGGCGAAAGTTGAGGCATTGGGTGGAACAGAACCGGGTTCAAGTATCAGTCAACCTCTAG